The following are from one region of the Rhodoligotrophos defluvii genome:
- a CDS encoding polysaccharide deacetylase family protein — protein sequence MSWMNGAKCVVMLTFDFDAESLWLSRDPTNWDRPGVLSQGTYGALVGVPRILELLQEEALPATFFVPGWVAEFHQDKVEAIVAAGHEIGHHGYLHEWVDPSEPEREREAIEKGLDALKRTVGIVPKGYRSPAGETGYHVAELLKEKGFLYDSSMLDGIFPYRMTLRGGLPGVVELPWSWSLDDAPYALFSIKNPRPIFTNDHVLKVWTDEFDAIYRWGGLFNLVMHPQVIGRPSRLDLLRAFVNYARRFPDVYFAQGVDVANWFVAHEPPFVARKIPVRPANT from the coding sequence ATGAGCTGGATGAATGGCGCCAAATGCGTGGTCATGCTGACCTTCGATTTCGATGCGGAGAGCCTGTGGCTGAGCCGTGACCCCACCAATTGGGACAGGCCGGGCGTCCTTTCGCAAGGCACCTATGGCGCGCTGGTGGGCGTGCCGCGCATCCTTGAGCTCTTGCAGGAAGAGGCGCTGCCCGCGACGTTCTTCGTGCCCGGCTGGGTCGCCGAATTCCACCAGGACAAGGTGGAGGCGATCGTGGCCGCGGGCCATGAGATCGGCCATCACGGTTACCTCCACGAATGGGTCGATCCCTCAGAGCCCGAGCGCGAGCGCGAAGCCATCGAGAAAGGCCTCGATGCCCTCAAGCGGACTGTTGGGATCGTTCCCAAGGGATATCGCTCTCCCGCCGGCGAGACGGGCTATCACGTGGCGGAGCTGCTGAAGGAAAAGGGCTTTCTGTACGACAGCTCCATGCTCGATGGCATCTTTCCCTATCGCATGACCCTGCGCGGGGGCTTGCCCGGCGTCGTCGAGCTGCCCTGGAGCTGGAGCCTGGACGATGCGCCCTATGCCCTGTTCAGCATCAAGAACCCGCGCCCGATCTTCACCAACGACCACGTCCTGAAGGTGTGGACCGACGAGTTCGATGCGATCTACCGCTGGGGCGGCCTCTTCAATCTGGTGATGCATCCACAGGTCATCGGCAGGCCTTCACGGCTCGATCTGCTTCGGGCCTTCGTCAACTATGCGCGGAGGTTCCCTGACGTCTACTTCGCGCAAGGAGTCGATGTGGCGAACTGGTTTGTGGCGCACGAGCCGCCATTCGTGGCCCGAAAAATCCCCGTCCGCCCGGCGAATACCTAG
- a CDS encoding LLM class flavin-dependent oxidoreductase — protein sequence MTRNPLFNANRMKLGIFGTNGKGGAQTLVPEAYKPTWPASVQTAQMADAAGFEAIVAYARWKSYIPGRPNHPSGIVMDPFTWAAGIAQATSYSAVFATSHAPTIHPITCAKQCATIDIISNGRFGLNVVGGWNKHELEMFGAPMKEHDARYDHLAEWLEVMERMWREDEEFDFDGEFYKVVRGASFPKPIQQPRPPIMNAGGSPRGLRFACEHADMCFVILKSDDPAVIRKQIDEYKVTAREQFGREVQVWTYCPVVQRDTRREAEDYLNYYAVEMEDSESLDAWSAGLGAQTQILDPSALREFRKRFAAGAGGNILVGTADDIANQLHTFADAGLDGVLCTWVDFIDGLNRLIRDVLPILESRGLRQPFGAQQPAAMAANS from the coding sequence ATGACGCGCAACCCCCTCTTCAACGCCAACCGAATGAAGCTCGGGATCTTTGGCACCAACGGCAAGGGCGGCGCTCAAACCCTGGTGCCGGAAGCTTACAAGCCGACCTGGCCCGCTTCGGTGCAGACCGCGCAGATGGCCGATGCGGCAGGCTTTGAGGCGATCGTCGCCTATGCCCGCTGGAAGAGCTACATCCCCGGCCGGCCGAACCATCCGAGCGGCATCGTCATGGATCCGTTCACCTGGGCGGCGGGCATTGCGCAGGCCACCAGCTATTCCGCCGTGTTCGCCACATCCCATGCGCCGACCATCCACCCCATCACCTGCGCCAAGCAGTGCGCCACCATCGACATCATCTCCAACGGCCGCTTCGGCCTGAATGTCGTCGGCGGCTGGAACAAGCACGAGCTCGAGATGTTCGGCGCCCCCATGAAGGAGCATGACGCGCGCTACGATCATCTGGCGGAATGGCTCGAGGTGATGGAGCGCATGTGGCGCGAGGATGAGGAATTCGATTTCGACGGCGAGTTCTACAAGGTCGTGCGGGGGGCTTCGTTTCCAAAGCCGATCCAGCAGCCTCGCCCGCCGATCATGAATGCCGGCGGCTCACCCCGCGGACTTCGCTTCGCCTGCGAGCACGCGGACATGTGCTTCGTGATCCTCAAGTCCGACGACCCGGCAGTGATCCGCAAGCAGATCGACGAATACAAGGTGACCGCGCGCGAGCAGTTCGGCCGCGAGGTGCAGGTGTGGACCTATTGCCCCGTGGTGCAGCGGGATACGCGCAGGGAAGCCGAGGACTACCTCAACTACTATGCGGTCGAAATGGAGGACTCGGAGAGCCTGGACGCCTGGTCCGCCGGGCTCGGCGCCCAGACACAGATCCTCGATCCCAGCGCGTTACGGGAGTTCCGCAAGCGCTTCGCGGCCGGTGCCGGCGGCAACATTCTCGTGGGCACAGCCGATGATATCGCGAACCAGCTGCACACCTTCGCAGATGCAGGGCTCGACGGTGTGTTGTGCACCTGGGTTGATTTCATCGATGGGCTGAACCGCCTCATCCGGGACGTGCTGCCCATCCTCGAGAGCCGCGGCTTGCGGCAGCCCTTCGGCGCTCAGCAGCCTGCGGCGATGGCCGCCAATAGCTGA
- a CDS encoding NADPH-dependent FMN reductase — MSKTSITNRRRSSVLALGGTTRKNSTSERALNIAVEELRSAGVEVTVIAGPDLLLPMFDPDNLADDPRVRLLQDAVHNCDGMLISSASYHGGVPGLLKNAIDYIDAADPRRPYLDGRAVGCIACAGGWQATGSTLTALRAMVHALRGWPVPLGVAINTTQKLFSESGDCLDPHVAESLRKMAQQVLEFIRMRELAKAC, encoded by the coding sequence ATGAGCAAGACCTCCATCACCAACAGACGGCGATCGTCAGTGCTTGCCTTGGGCGGAACCACGCGAAAGAACTCCACCTCCGAGCGGGCCCTCAACATTGCCGTCGAGGAGTTGCGCAGCGCGGGCGTCGAGGTCACGGTCATCGCCGGTCCGGACCTGCTCCTGCCGATGTTCGACCCCGACAACCTTGCGGACGACCCGCGCGTGCGGTTGCTGCAGGATGCGGTGCACAACTGCGACGGCATGCTGATCTCGTCGGCGTCATATCACGGTGGTGTGCCCGGCCTGCTCAAGAACGCCATCGACTATATCGACGCGGCCGACCCGCGGCGGCCCTATCTGGACGGGCGAGCCGTCGGCTGCATTGCCTGCGCCGGCGGGTGGCAGGCAACCGGCAGCACGCTGACCGCCCTGCGCGCCATGGTGCACGCGCTGCGTGGCTGGCCGGTGCCGCTCGGCGTCGCGATCAACACCACGCAGAAACTGTTCTCGGAGAGCGGCGACTGCCTCGATCCGCACGTGGCGGAAAGCCTGCGCAAGATGGCGCAGCAAGTGCTGGAATTCATTCGGATGCGAGAGCTTGCCAAGGCCTGCTAG
- a CDS encoding SDR family NAD(P)-dependent oxidoreductase produces MSGTRPLHGRSAIVTGAASGIGEAIARRFAAEGADLLLVDRNPEVVSIARDLGAEALALDVAAQEAGERMAAACLGAFQRIDILVNNAGIGQARSLAETDDEMLDRMIGINLTAVLRVTRSIMSHLASPGGRIISISSTLGLAGHPGTTAYAAAKAGVAQMTRQLAAELGPRGILVNALAPGAIDTPMTTTRIHGDPAYRRAFIDAVPIRRAGLTDEVAAVAAFLASDDASFVSGQVIAVDGGWLAGRHLPLNSH; encoded by the coding sequence ATGTCCGGCACCCGGCCGCTTCATGGACGCAGCGCCATCGTGACCGGTGCCGCCAGCGGCATCGGAGAGGCCATCGCCCGCCGGTTTGCGGCCGAGGGAGCAGATCTGTTGCTGGTCGATCGCAATCCCGAGGTGGTGAGCATCGCGCGTGATCTGGGTGCCGAGGCCCTGGCGCTGGACGTGGCCGCGCAGGAGGCGGGCGAGCGCATGGCAGCCGCGTGCCTCGGGGCCTTCCAGCGGATCGATATCCTGGTGAACAATGCCGGCATCGGCCAGGCCCGCAGCCTGGCCGAAACCGATGACGAGATGCTGGACCGGATGATCGGCATCAATCTTACCGCGGTCCTGCGGGTCACCCGCAGCATCATGAGCCATCTCGCAAGTCCTGGCGGACGCATCATCAGCATCTCGTCGACGCTCGGCCTTGCCGGCCACCCCGGAACAACCGCCTACGCCGCCGCCAAGGCTGGCGTGGCCCAGATGACGCGCCAGCTTGCGGCCGAACTGGGCCCGCGCGGCATTCTGGTGAACGCGCTCGCGCCGGGCGCCATCGACACGCCCATGACCACCACCCGCATCCACGGCGATCCGGCCTATCGGCGCGCCTTCATCGATGCGGTTCCCATCAGGCGGGCCGGCCTCACGGACGAGGTTGCAGCCGTCGCCGCCTTTCTGGCTTCGGATGACGCCTCGTTCGTGTCCGGACAGGTGATCGCCGTCGACGGCGGCTGGCTCGCCGGCCGCCATCTCCCGCTGAACAGCCACTAA
- a CDS encoding amidase, with protein sequence MLKSATYSPKDFTQLTFHDAIPAFVDGRDTPRAYLERCLETIAEREPVVKAWVTLNEEGARAAADASTARYTAGRPLSSIDGMPVGIKDLFMTRDMPTKMGSPLYESNFPKQDSACVQALRAAGAVILGKTVTTELGMSHPGPTTNPFDPSRTPGGSSSGSAAAVGARMVPAAIGSQVVGSVIRPAGFCANYALKPTMGALHRGERLAFSQSHIGVHAGSLEDMWHVSIEIAKRAGGDPGYPGLFGGDRLHPPVVPRRLILAETEGWTSLDEDTRAAFEQLLHRLERGGVEIIRRGDNPLIEAFERAISTSLVLCRDICAYELRWTLNNLLDQFGSGLSESLMSRKALGESMSIDDYRMALAQREEARRAHAAIAPLADGLITLSSIGPAPLMANTDRDSGITHTTGLPAFNAWTSVLGSPAITLPLLAVRGLPVGVQIVGQQHTDDTLAGIGRWLSDRVLASVS encoded by the coding sequence GTGCTCAAATCTGCCACCTACAGCCCCAAGGACTTCACCCAGCTGACATTTCACGACGCCATTCCGGCATTCGTTGACGGCCGCGACACGCCTCGCGCCTATCTCGAGCGGTGCCTGGAGACCATCGCCGAGCGGGAGCCGGTGGTGAAGGCCTGGGTGACCTTGAACGAAGAAGGTGCGCGGGCCGCGGCCGACGCGTCCACGGCGCGCTATACGGCCGGTCGGCCCCTGTCCTCGATCGACGGTATGCCGGTCGGCATCAAGGACCTGTTCATGACGCGGGACATGCCGACCAAGATGGGCAGTCCGCTTTACGAGAGCAACTTCCCCAAGCAGGACAGCGCCTGCGTGCAGGCGCTCAGGGCGGCCGGCGCGGTCATCCTGGGCAAGACGGTCACCACCGAGCTCGGCATGTCGCACCCAGGCCCGACCACCAACCCGTTCGATCCTAGCCGCACGCCGGGCGGCTCCTCCAGCGGCTCGGCGGCGGCGGTCGGCGCGCGGATGGTGCCGGCTGCCATTGGCTCGCAGGTGGTGGGCTCCGTCATCCGGCCGGCCGGCTTCTGCGCCAATTATGCCTTGAAGCCCACCATGGGTGCCCTTCACCGCGGCGAACGGCTCGCCTTCAGCCAGAGCCATATCGGCGTGCATGCCGGATCGCTCGAAGACATGTGGCACGTGTCGATCGAGATCGCCAAGCGCGCGGGCGGTGACCCTGGCTATCCCGGTCTCTTCGGGGGCGACCGTCTGCACCCGCCCGTCGTGCCGCGGCGCCTGATCCTGGCGGAAACGGAGGGCTGGACCAGCCTCGATGAGGACACCCGGGCTGCTTTCGAGCAACTTCTGCACAGGCTGGAGCGCGGCGGCGTCGAGATCATCCGGCGCGGGGACAACCCGCTGATCGAAGCCTTCGAGCGGGCAATCTCCACGAGCCTCGTGCTGTGCCGCGACATCTGCGCCTACGAGCTGCGCTGGACCCTGAACAACCTGCTGGACCAGTTCGGCTCGGGTCTCAGCGAAAGCCTGATGTCGCGCAAGGCCCTGGGCGAGAGCATGTCCATTGACGACTATCGCATGGCCCTTGCCCAACGGGAGGAGGCCCGGCGCGCCCATGCCGCCATCGCGCCCTTGGCTGACGGTCTGATCACCCTGTCATCCATCGGCCCGGCGCCGTTGATGGCCAATACCGATCGGGATTCGGGTATCACGCACACCACCGGCCTGCCCGCCTTCAATGCCTGGACCTCGGTCTTGGGCTCGCCCGCGATCACGCTGCCGCTGCTGGCCGTGCGCGGATTGCCCGTCGGCGTGCAGATCGTCGGGCAGCAGCACACGGACGACACACTGGCCGGGATCGGCCGCTGGCTTTCAGACAGGGTTCTCGCGTCTGTTTCTTAG